In Corylus avellana chromosome ca2, CavTom2PMs-1.0, the following proteins share a genomic window:
- the LOC132170759 gene encoding probable inactive patatin-like protein 9 yields MDLSKVTLEIFTKLEQKWLSHCENTKKTRILSIDGGGTTTNVAGSALIHLEDQIRLKTGDSHARIADFFDLIAGTGVGALLAAMLSAADGSGRPLFSAREAVSLIAARNSDLFKLRLAGMFRRRRRYSGKSMDKVLKEVFKREDGTVLTLKDTCKPLLIPCFDLKSSAPFVFSRADASESPSFNFELWKVCRATSATPGLFKPFNLTSVDGKTSCSAVDGGLVMNNPTAAAVTHVLHNKRDFPSINGVEDLLVLSLGNGASSGGDRGQKLRHNGECSTSSVVDIVLDGVSETVDQMLGNAFCWNRTDYVRIQANGFAREGEVGPRMEEDEEVLKERGVESLTFGGKRLLTETNGQRIESFVQRLVASGKSSLPPSPCKDSAVSPLASGR; encoded by the exons ATGGACCTGAGCAAGGTCACGCTGGAGATCTTCACCAAGCTGGAGCAGAAATGGCTCTCCCACTGTGAGAACACCAAGAAGACTCGCATTCTCAGCATCGACGGCGGCGGAACCACCACCAATGTCGCCGGTTCCGCACTTATCCACCTCGAGGACCAGATCCGCCTCAAGACTGGCGATTCCCATGCTCGAATCGCCGATTTCTTTGACCTCATTGCCGGTACCGGTGTCGGCGCCCTCCTCGCCGCTATGCTCTCCGCAGCCGACGGCTCCGGCCGCCCTCTCTTCTCCGCCAGAGAAGCTGTCAGTCTCATTGCCGCAAGAAACTCTGACCTCTTCAAGCTTCGGCTAGCCGGAATGTTTCGCCGGCGCCGGAGATACTCCGGCAAGAGCATGGACAAGGTGCTCAAGGAAGTTTTCAAGAGAGAGGACGGCACCGTCTTGACCTTGAAGGACACGTGTAAGCCTCTCCTTATTCCTTGCTTCGACCTCAAGAGCTCGGCTCCCTTCGTGTTCTCCCGTGCCGACGCGTCCGAGTCGCCGAGCTTTAACTTCGAGCTCTGGAAGGTGTGCCGCGCCACGTCAGCAACACCGGGCCTCTTCAAACCGTTCAATCTAACGTCCGTCGACGGAAAGACCTCCTGCTCCGCCGTTGACGGCGGCCTCGTCATGAACAACCCGACTGCCGCCGCCGTAACCCACGTGCTCCACAACAAGCGCGATTTCCCGTCCATTAACGGCGTCGAGGATCTGCTAGTCCTGTCGTTAGGTAACGGCGCGTCGAGCGGTGGTGACCGTGGGCAAAAACTCCGTCATAACGGCGAGTGCTCGACGTCGTCGGTGGTCGACATTGTGCTCGATGGAGTTTCCGAGACCGTCGACCAGATGTTGGGAAACGCCTTTTGCTGGAACCGTACGGACTATGTTAGAATTCAG GCGAACGGTTTTGCAAGGGAAGGAGAGGTGGGGCCGAGAATGGAGGAGGACGAGGAGGTGTTGAAGGAGAGAGGGGTGGAGTCGTTAACGTTTGGCGGAAAGCGGTTATTGACGGAGACTAACGGACAGAGGATCGAGAGCTTCGTGCAACGCCTTGTTGCTTCAGGGAAGTCCAGCCTTCCACCCAGTCCCTGCAAGGATTCCGCCGTTAGCCCCCTCGCTAGTGGCcgttag